In one window of Campylobacter sp. DNA:
- a CDS encoding ThiF family adenylyltransferase — protein MSEVVIDRFSRSRLLFGEDFARLQSAKILICGCGGVGGAAIEALYRSGAVSLSVIDCDRFEITNQNRQLGSEHVGELKCKVFARKFKGVMPIAARIDQEFLSKFDLAQFDFVIDAIDDVGAKIALALRCSEAGAGFVSSMGGAKRLDPAKIEIRSIWQTQGDPLARKIRSELRKRGFAGDFDVVCSSEPPRVKSMGSFMGVTASFGLFIASYVVRRLISKQA, from the coding sequence ATGAGTGAGGTCGTAATAGACCGCTTTTCGCGCTCGCGCCTACTTTTCGGCGAGGATTTTGCAAGGCTTCAAAGCGCTAAAATTTTAATCTGCGGCTGCGGCGGCGTGGGCGGAGCGGCGATAGAGGCGCTGTACCGCAGCGGCGCGGTAAGCTTAAGCGTAATCGATTGCGATCGCTTCGAGATCACCAATCAAAACCGCCAGCTTGGAAGCGAGCACGTAGGCGAGCTAAAATGCAAGGTTTTCGCGCGCAAATTTAAAGGCGTGATGCCGATCGCCGCTAGGATCGATCAGGAATTTTTATCTAAATTTGATCTGGCGCAATTTGATTTCGTAATCGACGCGATCGACGACGTGGGCGCTAAGATCGCGCTTGCGCTGCGCTGCAGCGAGGCGGGCGCGGGCTTCGTAAGCTCGATGGGCGGCGCAAAGAGGCTCGATCCCGCTAAAATCGAAATCCGCTCAATCTGGCAGACGCAAGGCGATCCTCTCGCGCGCAAGATCAGATCTGAGCTGCGAAAGCGCGGCTTTGCGGGCGATTTTGACGTCGTCTGCTCAAGCGAGCCGCCGCGCGTCAAATCTATGGGCAGCTTCATGGGCGTGACCGCAAGCTTCGGGCTTTTCATCGCAAGCTACGTCGTGCGCAGGCTGATAAGCAAGCAGGCTTAG
- a CDS encoding nitroreductase family protein, which produces MNEIFTRTSVRNFTEKMPSDDQIELVLKAAMQAPSAGNQRSWEFYVVRDRTTLTLLSSVGTYGGCTKDAPLAIVVCTRKSGLKFQPYARYDCACAAENLWLAAHHLGLGTTWLGVAPDIYAMERVREILDLPGHLEAFCIMPLGFPSRVTKAHSRFEPAKIHFVG; this is translated from the coding sequence ATGAATGAAATTTTTACACGCACGAGCGTGCGGAATTTTACCGAAAAAATGCCGAGCGACGATCAGATCGAGCTCGTGCTAAAAGCCGCGATGCAAGCCCCTAGCGCAGGCAACCAGCGCTCATGGGAGTTTTACGTAGTACGCGACCGCACCACGCTTACGCTACTTAGCAGCGTCGGCACCTACGGCGGCTGCACGAAAGATGCGCCGCTTGCAATCGTAGTTTGCACGCGCAAAAGCGGCTTAAAATTCCAGCCCTACGCTCGCTACGACTGCGCTTGTGCGGCAGAAAATCTCTGGCTGGCAGCGCATCATCTAGGGCTTGGCACCACGTGGCTGGGCGTAGCGCCCGATATTTACGCGATGGAGCGCGTAAGAGAAATTTTGGATCTGCCTGGTCATTTAGAGGCGTTTTGCATTATGCCTTTGGGCTTTCCGTCTCGCGTCACAAAGGCACATTCGCGCTTTGAGCCCGCTAAAATTCACTTCGTAGGCTAG
- the modD gene encoding ModD protein: protein MFISQSKIDDLIASDGAFLDLTTELLQDFVDLNAPARLSIVTRQDLIFSGGGIAREVAARLGCETQRLAREGSAFCAGEEIFSARGSFESLHKAWKIVQIVFEYSCKISTYAHEMVALMREANPRCVLGATRKSFPFAKELCVNALIAGGGTMHRLGLHDSVLFFSNHIRAFASFGEFCAQIAKFKERAPERKIMIEVASEREFSELLKYAPDAIMCDKMSPSELRACVLKRDETAPQIKICAAGGINKNNCAEFAATGADVLVSSAVWNQGVCDLGGKIEFI, encoded by the coding sequence ATGTTTATTTCGCAGAGTAAAATCGACGATCTAATCGCTAGCGACGGCGCGTTTTTGGACCTTACGACCGAGCTTTTACAGGACTTCGTGGATTTAAACGCGCCCGCGCGACTTTCGATCGTAACGAGGCAGGATCTGATCTTTAGCGGTGGAGGAATCGCGCGCGAAGTAGCGGCGCGCCTAGGCTGCGAGACGCAGCGGCTAGCGCGCGAGGGAAGCGCATTTTGCGCGGGAGAAGAAATTTTTAGCGCGCGGGGGAGCTTCGAGAGCCTGCATAAAGCTTGGAAGATCGTTCAGATCGTGTTTGAGTACTCCTGCAAAATTTCTACTTACGCGCACGAGATGGTTGCGCTGATGCGAGAGGCTAATCCGCGCTGCGTGCTGGGTGCGACGCGCAAGAGCTTTCCTTTTGCGAAGGAGCTTTGCGTAAATGCGCTGATTGCGGGCGGCGGAACGATGCACCGCTTGGGGCTGCACGACAGCGTCCTGTTTTTTTCAAATCATATTCGCGCGTTTGCAAGCTTTGGCGAGTTTTGCGCGCAGATCGCTAAATTTAAAGAGCGCGCGCCCGAGCGAAAGATCATGATCGAAGTAGCGAGCGAGCGCGAATTTAGCGAGCTCTTAAAATACGCGCCGGATGCGATAATGTGCGATAAGATGAGCCCTAGCGAGCTTAGAGCTTGCGTTTTGAAGCGAGATGAGACGGCGCCGCAGATTAAAATTTGCGCTGCGGGCGGCATAAATAAAAATAACTGCGCAGAGTTTGCAGCTACCGGCGCGGACGTGCTCGTAAGCTCGGCGGTTTGGAATCAGGGCGTATGCGATCTAGGCGGAAAGATAGAATTTATCTAA
- the modA gene encoding molybdate ABC transporter substrate-binding protein: protein MKKIAFILALTASVSFCADQLIIAAGGGYKKPVSAVIENLKKEGMDVAGSFANLGQLVIQSRENKISFIVGDETFLKKSDLNITKFERVGRGTLVLVTPKNIKINDVSEIAKFDKIAMPDPKKAIYGIRTNEFLQNAKMDGVKDKILAVAGVPQVVAYVINGEVQAGFINSTEAVAKKDEFGSIIYIDESLYSPAYIGIARLSACGEQALCEKVMEEFKSDRSKEIFSKFGLK, encoded by the coding sequence ATGAAAAAAATTGCTTTTATTTTAGCACTTACGGCAAGCGTTTCGTTCTGCGCGGATCAGCTGATAATCGCAGCCGGCGGTGGATACAAAAAGCCCGTCTCGGCCGTAATCGAAAATTTGAAAAAAGAGGGCATGGACGTGGCGGGATCGTTTGCCAACCTCGGCCAGCTCGTCATTCAATCGCGCGAGAATAAAATTTCATTCATCGTGGGCGACGAGACGTTTTTGAAAAAAAGCGATCTAAATATCACTAAATTTGAACGCGTCGGGCGCGGCACGCTTGTTTTAGTAACGCCGAAAAATATCAAAATAAACGATGTCTCCGAGATCGCAAAGTTCGACAAAATCGCGATGCCCGATCCTAAAAAGGCGATTTACGGTATCAGAACGAACGAGTTTTTGCAAAACGCCAAGATGGATGGGGTAAAAGATAAAATTTTAGCCGTCGCGGGCGTGCCGCAGGTGGTCGCTTACGTCATCAACGGCGAGGTGCAGGCGGGCTTTATCAACAGCACCGAAGCGGTCGCCAAAAAAGATGAGTTCGGCTCGATCATCTACATCGACGAGAGCCTCTACAGCCCCGCATATATCGGCATCGCAAGGCTTAGCGCGTGCGGCGAACAGGCGCTTTGCGAAAAGGTGATGGAGGAGTTTAAATCGGATCGCTCAAAAGAGATTTTTTCAAAATTCGGTCTTAAATGA
- a CDS encoding molybdenum ABC transporter permease codes for MSDIAWIAHPLILSAKALFCSFLLLISIGLAISYFLAFSKAKFKKIVEILVIFPLIFPPIATGFLLLYIFGKSGFIGSALNLDIVFNFSSLVIAAFLVGLPLFVKPVCASFELFPKSLIEAAQILGKNRVQIFLFVILPSSLKTLGSALILALSRGLGEVGITLMLGGNIVGKTDTLGLAIYNAVYDGENERALILSVLLVIFSLILFFAISLLDKKQNLSK; via the coding sequence ATGAGCGATATCGCTTGGATCGCGCATCCTCTGATACTAAGCGCCAAAGCCCTATTTTGCAGCTTTTTGCTTCTGATTTCAATAGGGCTAGCAATCTCGTATTTTTTAGCTTTCAGCAAAGCCAAATTTAAAAAGATCGTCGAAATTTTAGTGATTTTTCCGCTCATCTTCCCGCCGATCGCGACGGGATTTTTGCTTCTTTACATCTTCGGAAAGAGCGGATTTATCGGCTCTGCGTTAAATTTAGACATCGTTTTTAACTTTTCTTCATTGGTAATCGCCGCATTTTTGGTGGGGCTGCCGCTGTTTGTAAAGCCCGTATGTGCGAGCTTTGAGCTCTTTCCGAAGAGTCTAATCGAGGCCGCGCAAATTTTGGGCAAAAACAGAGTTCAAATTTTCCTCTTCGTAATCCTTCCAAGCTCGCTTAAAACGCTCGGCTCCGCGCTCATTTTAGCGCTCTCGCGCGGGCTCGGCGAAGTGGGTATCACGCTGATGTTGGGCGGAAACATCGTAGGTAAAACCGACACGCTAGGTCTTGCGATCTACAACGCCGTATATGACGGCGAGAACGAGCGAGCGCTGATTTTAAGCGTTCTGCTCGTAATTTTTAGCCTGATTTTATTCTTCGCGATAAGCCTTTTAGATAAAAAGCAAAATTTATCTAAATAA
- a CDS encoding superoxide dismutase family protein, which yields MKKFLISSILVASALIAHEHGDMQNFDPKTGKHLVITMEQLGEKGNVSVGEVVAVETNYGVAFFPNLKGLTSGVHGFHVHQNADCGATEKGLGMKAGGHWDPSDTKKHSFAWDDSGHKGDLPALFVDAEGNAVYPVLAPKIKSLDELKGHSLMVHVGGDNHSDHPKPLGGGGARMVCGVIK from the coding sequence ATGAAGAAATTTCTAATTTCATCAATTTTAGTCGCAAGCGCCTTGATCGCTCACGAGCACGGCGATATGCAAAATTTCGACCCTAAGACGGGCAAGCACCTCGTCATCACTATGGAGCAGCTAGGCGAGAAGGGTAACGTGAGCGTCGGCGAGGTCGTAGCAGTCGAGACGAACTACGGCGTGGCGTTTTTCCCGAATTTAAAAGGTCTTACTAGCGGCGTGCACGGCTTTCACGTGCATCAAAATGCCGACTGCGGCGCGACCGAGAAGGGCTTAGGCATGAAAGCGGGCGGTCACTGGGATCCGAGCGATACCAAAAAGCACTCGTTTGCTTGGGACGATAGCGGCCACAAGGGCGATCTGCCTGCGCTTTTCGTTGATGCAGAGGGCAATGCGGTCTATCCGGTGTTAGCTCCTAAGATCAAGAGCTTAGATGAGCTAAAAGGCCACTCGCTGATGGTTCACGTAGGCGGCGATAACCACAGCGACCATCCAAAGCCGCTCGGCGGCGGCGGCGCTAGAATGGTCTGCGGCGTTATAAAATAG
- a CDS encoding DUF1104 domain-containing protein — MKKIVLASVLVAGVLFAADFQNSTPEQINASIAGADAKSLSEAAFEIDKRAGELRAQARDLKRGFKTEFKKKLDAMSVEDREKFLDEFRKNYNAQAGKLSVEQADRLDIELKDRGNFGKFKRPACGFGPHRSHMAPGECGHMPPEGMGGGVGRAMPPRDAMPCNQNAGAAPCPMTQQ, encoded by the coding sequence ATGAAAAAGATTGTTCTAGCAAGCGTTTTAGTCGCGGGCGTGCTGTTCGCCGCAGATTTTCAAAATAGCACTCCCGAGCAGATCAATGCCTCGATCGCCGGTGCCGACGCCAAGAGCTTAAGCGAAGCGGCGTTTGAGATCGATAAGCGCGCAGGCGAGCTAAGGGCGCAGGCAAGGGATCTCAAGCGCGGATTTAAGACGGAGTTTAAAAAGAAACTGGACGCTATGAGCGTCGAGGATCGCGAGAAATTCCTAGACGAGTTTAGAAAAAACTATAACGCCCAGGCGGGCAAGCTAAGCGTCGAGCAGGCGGATAGGCTGGATATCGAGCTTAAAGACCGCGGTAATTTCGGCAAATTTAAAAGGCCTGCTTGCGGATTCGGTCCGCACAGATCGCATATGGCCCCCGGCGAGTGCGGTCATATGCCGCCTGAAGGAATGGGCGGAGGCGTAGGGCGAGCAATGCCGCCAAGAGACGCGATGCCGTGTAATCAAAACGCGGGTGCCGCTCCGTGCCCTATGACGCAGCAATAG
- a CDS encoding response regulator transcription factor, producing MARVLIVEDEGMLLDMMCTYMRGAGHEVSGSKSYDEALSLAYEKSFDLWIFDVKIIGGSGFALLRELREAERGAPCIFTTSLNTLQDLESGFGSGCDDYLKKPFELKELALRADNLLKRTFVHNTALRENIGGGFSFDMAQHALYRDGRAVPMPQKQARLLALLLKNRDKFLRKDEIFAALWDYDESPSELSLRVYIAELRKILGKDRIINASKLGYKYL from the coding sequence ATGGCAAGGGTTTTGATCGTCGAGGACGAGGGGATGCTGCTAGATATGATGTGCACCTATATGCGCGGCGCGGGGCACGAGGTAAGCGGCAGTAAAAGCTACGACGAGGCGCTTTCTTTAGCGTACGAAAAGAGCTTCGATCTGTGGATCTTCGACGTCAAAATCATCGGCGGCAGCGGTTTTGCGCTACTTCGCGAGCTGCGCGAGGCGGAGCGCGGAGCACCGTGCATTTTCACGACGTCGCTAAACACTCTGCAAGATCTCGAAAGCGGCTTTGGAAGCGGCTGCGACGACTACCTCAAAAAGCCTTTCGAGCTAAAAGAGCTGGCTCTGCGCGCGGATAATCTACTAAAGCGCACCTTCGTCCACAACACCGCCCTGCGCGAAAATATCGGCGGAGGTTTTAGCTTCGATATGGCTCAGCACGCGCTTTATCGCGACGGAAGAGCCGTGCCGATGCCGCAGAAGCAGGCGAGGCTTCTTGCTCTGCTTCTGAAAAATCGCGATAAATTCCTTAGGAAGGATGAAATTTTCGCCGCGCTGTGGGACTACGACGAGAGTCCGAGCGAGCTTAGCCTGCGCGTTTATATCGCGGAGCTGCGAAAAATTTTAGGCAAGGATCGCATCATAAACGCTTCCAAGCTCGGCTACAAATATCTTTAG
- a CDS encoding HAMP domain-containing sensor histidine kinase — MRQILPIFLLYTLTSVLFLALVSSVFYEREKFFIADRDAFAIRDFKHGLEAKLARGGRLNEGDFDAMQAYAADLNSSDEIARDFEPKDDAPRVYMEGTSRIEQFNLTGKDGTEYYVAIKTDALEGKLAALKLKILAASALVLALILLIAYFIIRLSLRPLYEKIEFLDGFIRDTTHEIKTPLSVILMSIELFDTDAKKYLGNIKAGANTINALFEDLTALSLNKSGSGREVNLGELVQSRTMYFGISAEQKRISLSTDLRPVAFCADEFKLRKIIDNLLGNAIKYCDELGCVEVSLSERSLRIKNSGAGIARQNLPHIFELYTRFDERNGGFGIGLFIAKKYCDELGLKISCDSNEDWTEFEVKF, encoded by the coding sequence ATGCGTCAAATTCTACCGATTTTTTTGCTCTACACGCTTACTAGCGTCTTGTTTTTGGCGCTGGTAAGCAGCGTATTTTACGAGCGGGAGAAGTTTTTTATCGCGGATCGCGATGCCTTTGCGATCAGGGATTTCAAGCACGGCTTAGAGGCTAAGCTTGCGCGCGGCGGGCGCCTAAACGAGGGCGATTTCGACGCCATGCAGGCATACGCTGCGGATCTGAATAGCAGCGATGAGATCGCGCGGGATTTTGAGCCGAAGGATGACGCACCGCGCGTGTATATGGAGGGGACCAGCAGGATTGAGCAGTTTAATCTCACCGGCAAGGACGGCACGGAGTATTACGTGGCGATCAAAACGGATGCGCTTGAGGGCAAGCTAGCGGCGCTGAAGCTTAAAATTTTAGCCGCTAGCGCGCTTGTTTTGGCGCTTATTTTGCTGATCGCGTATTTTATCATCCGCCTTTCGCTACGCCCGCTTTACGAAAAGATCGAGTTTCTTGACGGCTTCATCCGAGACACGACGCACGAGATAAAAACCCCGCTTAGCGTGATTTTGATGAGTATCGAGCTTTTCGATACCGATGCGAAAAAATATCTGGGCAATATCAAGGCGGGCGCAAATACGATAAACGCGCTGTTTGAAGACCTAACCGCGCTAAGCTTAAACAAAAGCGGCAGCGGGCGAGAGGTAAATTTAGGCGAGCTAGTGCAAAGCCGCACCATGTATTTCGGCATCTCTGCGGAGCAAAAGCGCATAAGCTTGAGCACCGATCTGCGCCCGGTAGCCTTTTGCGCGGATGAGTTTAAGCTGCGAAAGATCATCGATAATCTGCTTGGCAATGCGATAAAATATTGTGATGAGCTCGGCTGCGTCGAGGTGAGCCTAAGCGAGCGCTCGCTTCGCATCAAAAACAGCGGCGCGGGCATCGCACGGCAAAATTTGCCGCATATTTTCGAGCTTTACACCCGCTTTGACGAACGTAACGGCGGCTTTGGCATCGGGCTTTTTATCGCCAAAAAATATTGCGACGAGCTCGGGCTTAAAATTTCGTGCGATAGCAATGAGGACTGGACGGAATTTGAGGTGAAATTTTAA
- a CDS encoding phosphoesterase codes for MIFFTSDLHFYHANIMKYCPKFRAFNDVGEMNEKLIELWNAVVGPEDTVYDLGDFAFCNKLKDLKSVARRLNGSHVLILGNHDTLISQNKEALLRELKDDGNPIFSDILHYKELNFDGGAGAIKDGKTGMSICMFHYPVEEHNRASKGSFMLHGHLHDRASSLEGRILNVGFDSHGKILSLDEIVQILGQKQITARYS; via the coding sequence ATGATATTTTTTACCTCCGATTTGCATTTTTATCACGCAAATATTATGAAATACTGCCCTAAATTTAGGGCTTTTAACGACGTAGGCGAGATGAATGAAAAGCTAATAGAGCTCTGGAATGCCGTAGTGGGGCCCGAGGATACGGTTTATGATCTGGGCGATTTTGCATTTTGTAATAAATTAAAGGATCTAAAAAGCGTCGCGCGTAGGCTAAACGGCTCGCATGTGCTGATTTTAGGCAACCACGATACGCTCATTAGCCAAAACAAAGAAGCGCTGCTACGCGAGCTAAAAGACGACGGAAATCCTATCTTTAGCGATATCCTACACTACAAGGAGCTAAATTTTGACGGTGGCGCGGGCGCGATAAAGGACGGCAAAACCGGTATGAGCATCTGTATGTTTCACTATCCCGTAGAGGAGCACAACCGCGCCTCGAAAGGCTCTTTTATGCTTCACGGACACTTGCACGACCGTGCTTCCAGCCTGGAGGGGCGCATACTAAACGTAGGTTTTGACTCGCACGGCAAAATTTTAAGCTTAGACGAGATCGTGCAAATTTTAGGACAAAAGCAAATCACGGCAAGATATTCGTGA
- a CDS encoding RNA ligase — translation MRKFIVVRGHAGSGKTTFAKEKIKEFQNEYPQAQIYHLENDMFLTDEAGVYTWSPKLLEDAKRKVAREIKQAYKFALENKTKDVLIVLSNVSARTKELLSLKEQAAQNGFLFECFRMQNFFASEHGVDENTVIAMFIKVANNKIEGEILIPPVNPMSQSVAQKIKDAAALNRRDLPFDAAQNTYVTKKYIAATQDKRLWSARQSELYPELRTYKYSKRVFFKADWDKALLEMRGLIMDDNLNIIVRPFKKVYNYSEFTSRKSLYPIDIADDTHVLAVRKVNGFLGCCTYVDTHESGASFNRRVIYSTTGSTDSRFAQMAREHCCKFEEIFKLYPNKTFLFEITDESDPHIVEEELGETFIGLIDVKTGAQESEFELDKIAASTAGALKRPFYKKGEQYLKTSFSELKNIVKEAKFEGFMVYIPSQNDFCFKMKTPYYLVNKFFARSKNEALSGKLDKTKLDEEFHPLVDHIKANEREFRSLDEQGKLGFIKEFLEKV, via the coding sequence ATGAGAAAATTTATAGTCGTTCGCGGACACGCGGGCTCGGGTAAAACGACTTTCGCAAAAGAGAAAATTAAAGAATTTCAAAACGAATACCCGCAGGCGCAAATTTATCATCTGGAAAACGATATGTTTCTAACCGATGAGGCGGGGGTTTATACTTGGTCGCCGAAGCTTTTGGAGGACGCGAAGCGCAAGGTCGCCCGCGAGATAAAGCAGGCGTATAAATTTGCCCTGGAAAACAAAACCAAAGACGTCCTTATCGTGCTTAGCAACGTGAGTGCGCGCACCAAAGAGCTGCTAAGCCTAAAAGAGCAAGCCGCCCAAAATGGATTTCTTTTCGAATGCTTTAGAATGCAAAATTTCTTCGCCTCCGAGCACGGCGTCGACGAAAATACGGTAATAGCGATGTTTATCAAGGTCGCAAACAACAAAATAGAGGGCGAAATTTTAATCCCGCCCGTTAATCCTATGAGCCAAAGCGTAGCGCAAAAAATTAAAGACGCGGCAGCTCTAAACAGGCGCGATCTGCCCTTTGATGCGGCGCAAAATACCTACGTAACGAAAAAATATATCGCCGCTACGCAGGATAAAAGGCTCTGGAGTGCGCGTCAAAGCGAACTTTATCCCGAGCTTCGCACCTACAAATACTCAAAACGCGTCTTTTTCAAAGCCGATTGGGATAAGGCGCTACTTGAGATGCGCGGACTCATAATGGACGATAATCTAAATATCATCGTGCGCCCGTTTAAAAAGGTCTATAACTACTCGGAATTTACCTCGCGCAAAAGCCTTTATCCTATCGACATCGCAGACGATACGCACGTGCTTGCCGTGCGAAAGGTAAACGGCTTTTTGGGGTGTTGCACCTACGTAGATACCCACGAAAGCGGTGCGAGCTTTAACCGCCGCGTCATCTACTCTACGACGGGATCGACCGATAGTAGATTTGCACAGATGGCGCGCGAGCACTGCTGTAAATTTGAAGAGATTTTCAAACTCTATCCAAATAAAACTTTTTTATTTGAGATCACCGACGAGAGCGACCCGCACATCGTAGAAGAGGAGCTTGGCGAGACTTTTATCGGACTTATCGACGTTAAAACCGGCGCGCAAGAGAGCGAATTTGAGCTAGATAAAATCGCCGCAAGCACCGCTGGCGCGCTAAAAAGACCTTTTTATAAGAAGGGCGAGCAGTATCTAAAAACGAGCTTTTCGGAGCTAAAAAATATAGTTAAAGAGGCGAAATTCGAGGGCTTTATGGTGTATATCCCAAGCCAAAATGATTTTTGCTTTAAGATGAAAACGCCTTATTATCTCGTGAATAAATTTTTTGCTCGCAGTAAAAACGAGGCGCTTTCCGGCAAACTGGATAAAACCAAGCTCGATGAGGAATTTCACCCTTTGGTCGATCACATCAAAGCAAACGAGCGAGAATTCAGATCCCTTGACGAGCAAGGCAAGCTAGGCTTTATAAAAGAATTTTTAGAAAAAGTTTAA
- a CDS encoding isoaspartyl peptidase/L-asparaginase family protein, translating to MKHFSLSKAVFMAASLALLGLTVANAQENFSPVIVIHGGTSGLDLTKEEFKIREEPMNRALLAGQAVLERGGSAMDAVTAAIMVLEDDPNFNAGKGAVFTADGFNELDASIMDGSTKKAGAVAMARHIKNPILGARLVMDKTWHTLVAGEGADKLAKENGLEMVDQKYFFTQFRYDALQKAKEKQKLLLDSEKAKKTSLNLHERPYLGTVGAIALDKNGNLAAATSTGGMTNKMTGRIGDSPIIGSGTYADNDSVAVSCTGTGDIYMRVNAAHEVSALYKYKTSDVQKAAEEAVKEVKALGGSGGIISIDKHGHTGFAWTKDKLGMYHGEARLGAKPIVYWPLGDK from the coding sequence ATGAAGCACTTTTCACTCTCAAAGGCCGTTTTTATGGCGGCGAGTTTGGCCCTGCTCGGGCTAACGGTTGCGAATGCGCAGGAGAATTTTTCCCCCGTTATCGTCATTCACGGCGGCACCAGCGGACTTGATCTAACCAAGGAGGAATTTAAAATCCGCGAAGAGCCGATGAACCGGGCGCTTTTAGCAGGTCAAGCCGTGCTTGAACGGGGCGGCAGCGCGATGGATGCCGTAACGGCGGCCATTATGGTGCTTGAGGACGATCCGAATTTCAACGCGGGCAAGGGCGCGGTCTTTACCGCCGACGGATTTAACGAACTCGACGCCTCGATCATGGACGGCTCAACTAAAAAAGCGGGCGCGGTCGCGATGGCGAGGCATATCAAAAACCCTATCCTAGGTGCCAGACTCGTGATGGATAAGACGTGGCATACGCTGGTTGCGGGCGAGGGAGCCGACAAGCTCGCCAAAGAAAACGGCCTAGAGATGGTCGATCAGAAGTATTTTTTCACGCAGTTTAGATACGACGCGCTGCAAAAAGCTAAAGAGAAGCAAAAGCTGCTACTTGATAGCGAAAAGGCGAAAAAGACGTCGTTAAATTTACACGAGCGTCCGTATCTAGGCACCGTGGGAGCGATCGCGCTGGATAAAAACGGCAACCTGGCCGCAGCGACCAGCACCGGCGGCATGACCAACAAAATGACCGGTCGCATCGGCGATAGCCCGATAATCGGCTCTGGAACCTACGCCGACAACGACTCGGTGGCGGTTTCATGCACCGGCACGGGCGACATCTACATGCGCGTAAATGCCGCGCACGAGGTCTCAGCTCTGTATAAATACAAAACCTCCGACGTGCAAAAGGCCGCCGAAGAAGCGGTAAAAGAGGTCAAAGCGCTCGGCGGTAGCGGCGGCATTATCTCGATCGACAAGCATGGACACACGGGCTTTGCGTGGACGAAAGATAAGCTCGGAATGTATCACGGCGAAGCAAGACTCGGAGCTAAACCGATCGTTTATTGGCCGCTAGGAGACAAATAA